From the genome of Mucilaginibacter paludis DSM 18603:
ACCAGTTAAATTACGACTACAGGTTATTAGAGAAAAATAGCGGGGGCATCAACGGGCAAGAAATACAATACGGTGTTTCGTTGATCAACTCGATGGTGAATACCACTAAACAATACCATCAAACTGCGCTAAGCGCAAAATTTGCTGCACAGTTAAAAGATTACGAAAGTAAATTTGCCGGAATAATAGGGCACTAATTGATTTACTTGATATAAACTAAGGCCGGGCTAATACCTGGCCTTTTTTATTTAGCGGTTTACTAAACCTGTGGCTTGCCTTGCGGCGAATCTCCGATGCTACGGCAAGTGTCCCCGCTTGTGGCCATAGCAGTATGTTATGAGGTATGTGGTGTGAATTGATCGGTAAGCGTAGCTTGCTTAATCTACAAGCGAGGCTTGCAGTAAGGCGCTGCCCCACTACTGCAAAGGATTCTTATAAAGCTTTACATAAATGTTTAGCTTAATTGAATCACTTCTGTTTACTTTGATTTTTTGTGTTTCGAAAGTCTGATAGGGGATACCAATGGCTTCAAAATGATAAGTTTCCGGTTGTAAGGTTAAAGAAAACTTACCTTCGGCGTCTGTTTTGCTCATAACTTTGCCATCAACTCTAATCGCTCCTGTGGTTTTTAAAGCAACTGTCGTTCCATATTCATAAATTTTTCCGGTCACCACAGGATCGGCATTCGATGTGCTCTTGATAATTGAATATGTAGAAGAACCATTCGAGTTTCTGTACATATTTTGTTTCAGAGAGCAGGAACAAAACAGCATGAAGGCTGTAAATAATGAATTGTAAAAATATTTTGGGGTGTGTTTCATATTAAATAAAGTGTCTATGACGTTTTGTATGGGTACTAAAAATACAATTTGTGAGTGATAGGCTAAGCCAATATTTTACTAATGATATTTTTCGTGAAGTTCCACTACTGTTTTAAGATCTTATTTTTAATTTAGCCATTGATTATCAATGTTATATGTCTTTATAAGTAACGAGCCTATCCAGCCGAAAAAAATAGCAATGGCGTTTTGAACCTCAATGACCTTCTCTGGTGCAGAAAGATAGTGCGTAAAAGCCTGACTGCACGCCTGGCCGGGTGTTGGCCTGTGGGCGGAAGGATCGTGCAGTCCAAAGCCTCCTCTAAACAGCGTAAGCTCTCATGCATACAAAAAAACAAACACAGTGCATAATCTCCTCGGTAGGGGAGACTTTTTAAGCCCTCCCTACCGTGTAACCACATCTTTTAGGTATCATTAAAAATACTCCCGGAGGAGTAAAAGGCCGGTAGAAATGATCAATCAAAAAACGTTTAGTGCCCGTAGGTACGCTACCATTAGTTAAGCAGTTCAGGCAGGTTGCAGAGTTCGTCGCACGGTGAACACACCCCTGCAGCCGCAATGCCAAACCCGCCCCCTCTCAAGAGGGGATCTGAATAAATTCACTCATTATCAATGCAATATGAAAAAAAAGCGGCGGACCGTGCGATTCCCCTCTTGAGAGGGGCGGAGGGGTGTGTTCTATGCGAGCGATTATAAAGCGCAGAAATTTTGTATTATAATATCCTGTTTGTTAGCGTATTATTGGCTTGGTGTGAATAGATCATCAACTTGTAAGCAATCAATTTTAACTTAATGATATTGGTCGTAGGTACGACACATATCGACCGTATGCTGCTCCATTTTTTTTGAATTGCGCTTATAAAAAGTGAAGAAGTAGCGTACCCGACGGCACGAAAACCCCATTTCGCCAATGTTCTACAAAGCTTCAACCCCGATGGGTTTTACTTAAAAAGATGTGGGTACACGGTAGCCTACCGGGGAGGGTTGGGTGGGGCTTCTTCACGCGGCGATTGAGCATGCCGATAATCTAAATTAAGAATACTGATCATCAGATCAAAGATAGCACATTGATAATCAGCGCACCAGATATGATGCATACTTACAGC
Proteins encoded in this window:
- a CDS encoding carboxypeptidase-like regulatory domain-containing protein — protein: MKHTPKYFYNSLFTAFMLFCSCSLKQNMYRNSNGSSTYSIIKSTSNADPVVTGKIYEYGTTVALKTTGAIRVDGKVMSKTDAEGKFSLTLQPETYHFEAIGIPYQTFETQKIKVNRSDSIKLNIYVKLYKNPLQ